One region of Microbacterium rhizosphaerae genomic DNA includes:
- the ppk2 gene encoding polyphosphate kinase 2 encodes MSARMPKRLYEDELKVLQARLVDMQAWVQATGARIIVIFEGRDAAGKGSTINRVAQYLNPRVTRTVALPTPTEREKTQWYFQRYIPHLPAAGEIVLMDRSWYNRAGVEHVMGYCTNAEYHRFLHQAPIFERMLVEDGILLLKYWFSVSDVEQEVRFRSRNDDPMRRWKLSPNDVVSITKWEDYSRAKDTMFVHTDIPEAPWFEVDNDDKRRGRINMIHHLLSRIPYTLVEREPIDIPDRPGSGGYERPPRDPATIVPDYAAELLHKHGKHRLPSDGDRDGEAAAIAQHEDAKR; translated from the coding sequence ATGAGCGCTCGGATGCCCAAGCGCCTGTACGAGGACGAGCTGAAGGTCCTGCAGGCGCGGCTGGTGGACATGCAGGCGTGGGTTCAGGCGACGGGCGCGCGCATCATCGTGATCTTCGAGGGGCGGGATGCGGCCGGCAAGGGCTCCACGATCAACCGGGTCGCGCAGTACCTGAACCCCCGCGTCACGCGCACGGTCGCCCTGCCGACGCCGACGGAGCGCGAGAAGACGCAGTGGTACTTCCAGCGCTACATCCCGCACTTGCCCGCCGCGGGCGAGATCGTGCTCATGGACCGCTCGTGGTACAACCGCGCCGGGGTCGAGCACGTCATGGGCTACTGCACGAACGCGGAGTACCACCGCTTCCTGCATCAGGCGCCGATCTTCGAGCGGATGCTCGTCGAGGACGGCATCCTGCTCCTGAAGTACTGGTTCAGCGTGTCGGATGTCGAGCAGGAGGTGCGGTTCCGCTCCCGCAACGACGACCCGATGCGTCGGTGGAAGCTGAGCCCCAACGACGTCGTGTCGATCACGAAGTGGGAGGACTACTCGCGGGCCAAGGACACGATGTTCGTGCACACCGACATCCCCGAGGCGCCATGGTTCGAGGTCGACAACGACGACAAGCGGCGCGGCCGGATCAACATGATCCACCATCTGCTCTCGCGGATCCCCTACACGCTCGTGGAGCGCGAGCCCATAGACATTCCCGATCGACCGGGCTCCGGCGGTTACGAGCGGCCGCCGCGCGACCCCGCGACGATCGTCCCGGACTACGCCGCCGAGCTGCTGCACAAGCACGGGAAGCACCGACTCCCGTCCGACGGCGATCGGGATGGGGAGGCGGCGGCGATCGCGCAGCACGAAGACGCGAAGCGCTGA
- a CDS encoding TetR/AcrR family transcriptional regulator: MPVAERVSALDERRPKRADAARNFDALVAAGREAFAEDGSSASLEDIARRAGVGIGTLYRNFPTRDDLIETLYLGEVDALAQAADEVSDLEPWEALRAWLDRFVTYVGTKHALLEGLNRRSSVLVECRSIMLSAGEPLLVRAQEAGEVIPDITIGDVVKLVSGVAAVAAFDDEAQRERVLNLAINAIRR; this comes from the coding sequence ATGCCGGTCGCAGAGCGCGTGTCCGCACTGGACGAGCGTCGCCCCAAGCGCGCGGATGCTGCACGCAACTTCGATGCCCTGGTTGCGGCGGGGCGCGAGGCTTTCGCCGAAGACGGCTCATCGGCATCGCTGGAGGACATCGCCCGCCGTGCGGGTGTCGGCATCGGAACCCTGTACCGCAACTTCCCGACGCGCGACGATCTCATCGAGACGCTGTATCTCGGCGAAGTCGATGCCCTCGCCCAGGCCGCCGACGAGGTGAGCGACCTGGAGCCGTGGGAGGCGCTGCGGGCGTGGCTCGACCGCTTCGTCACGTACGTCGGCACCAAGCACGCGCTCCTGGAGGGGCTCAACCGCCGGTCGTCGGTGCTCGTCGAATGCCGCTCGATCATGCTGTCTGCGGGGGAGCCGCTGCTCGTGCGCGCGCAGGAGGCGGGCGAGGTCATCCCCGACATCACGATCGGCGATGTGGTCAAGCTCGTCTCGGGCGTGGCGGCCGTCGCAGCCTTCGACGACGAGGCTCAGCGCGAGCGCGTGCTCAACCTCGCGATCAACGCGATCCGCCGGTAG
- a CDS encoding MFS transporter: MPTSTSTRAAFLAIALSVASLALLQNLVIPVIPLISSDFGVTADAASWTITSWLIAAAVATPLLGRIGDLRGRRNTFLVVLAVVAIGDIVASYAPTLGVLIFARVLQGVGGALFPLAFGLLRDVMPRERLTGAIGATSAIIGIGGAAGSVLAGPLAGLLGWRGIFSVPFVTAVAGILLTLVLVPATGTRAQGRVNVLSAILLSGWLVALLVPLSSGARWGWSAPLTIGLFAAAAVLFTAWIIAELRSRKPLVDLRLVASRSIWPVNAAGLLIGAAAFGFWGYLPQFLETPVASGWGLGLGVQGAGLALLPLLVGMSSVGFATGVIARVIPLRVMMALGALFMAGGIVFAITAHTSLFTLAIAGGLFGLGIGLAYASSASIIVESVPADRTGIATGVNANLRTIGSAIGSAFTTAVVFGSVKAGGAPALDGYTVAWLTLAAAAVIAGIIVLAVRPARRDAAVTDDTAEVEPAELYAEAA; this comes from the coding sequence ATGCCAACTTCCACCTCCACCCGTGCGGCGTTCCTCGCGATCGCGCTCAGCGTCGCCTCCCTCGCCCTGCTGCAGAACCTCGTCATCCCCGTCATCCCGCTCATCAGCTCGGACTTCGGCGTGACGGCGGATGCGGCATCCTGGACGATCACGTCGTGGCTCATCGCCGCCGCGGTCGCCACCCCACTCCTCGGCCGCATCGGCGACCTGCGCGGACGTCGCAACACATTCCTCGTCGTCCTCGCGGTGGTCGCCATCGGCGACATCGTCGCCTCGTACGCACCGACGCTCGGCGTGCTGATCTTCGCCCGCGTGCTGCAGGGCGTCGGCGGCGCGCTGTTCCCGCTCGCCTTCGGCCTGCTGCGCGACGTCATGCCGCGCGAGCGCCTCACCGGCGCGATCGGCGCCACCAGCGCCATCATCGGCATCGGCGGGGCCGCCGGCAGCGTGCTCGCGGGCCCTCTCGCCGGGCTCCTCGGCTGGCGCGGGATCTTCTCCGTACCGTTCGTGACAGCGGTGGCCGGCATCCTGCTCACCCTCGTCCTCGTGCCGGCCACCGGCACCCGCGCACAGGGCCGCGTCAACGTGCTCTCCGCGATCCTCCTGTCCGGCTGGCTGGTCGCCCTCCTCGTGCCGCTCAGCTCGGGCGCGCGCTGGGGATGGAGCGCTCCGCTCACGATCGGCCTGTTCGCCGCCGCGGCTGTGCTCTTCACCGCGTGGATCATCGCGGAACTGCGCTCCCGCAAGCCGCTCGTCGACCTGCGACTCGTCGCGAGCCGCTCCATCTGGCCGGTGAACGCCGCCGGACTGCTCATCGGCGCCGCGGCGTTCGGCTTCTGGGGCTACCTGCCGCAGTTCCTCGAGACGCCCGTCGCGTCGGGCTGGGGTCTCGGACTCGGCGTCCAGGGCGCCGGGCTCGCGCTGCTGCCGCTCCTGGTGGGCATGTCGAGCGTCGGATTCGCCACAGGCGTCATCGCCCGGGTCATCCCGCTCCGGGTCATGATGGCGCTCGGGGCGCTGTTCATGGCCGGGGGCATCGTGTTCGCGATCACCGCGCACACATCGCTGTTCACCCTCGCCATCGCCGGCGGCCTGTTCGGTCTCGGCATCGGCCTGGCTTACGCGTCCTCCGCCAGCATCATCGTGGAGAGCGTGCCGGCCGACCGCACAGGCATCGCGACCGGCGTCAACGCCAACCTCCGCACGATCGGCTCGGCCATCGGGTCGGCCTTCACCACGGCGGTCGTGTTCGGCTCGGTCAAGGCCGGCGGCGCTCCCGCCCTCGACGGCTACACCGTCGCCTGGCTGACGCTCGCCGCCGCCGCGGTCATCGCGGGGATCATCGTGCTCGCCGTGCGCCCCGCGCGTCGGGACGCGGCCGTGACGGACGACACCGCCGAGGTCGAGCCCGCCGAGCTCTACGCCGAGGCCGCCTGA